The Porphyromonadaceae bacterium W3.11 genome segment GGAGATGGACTCTTACTCAAATGGAGGAAAAACAAATCCCTCATGGGGTCGGCTGTTATGTTAGTTATGACACGCCCCATTTAGGAGCTCACTTCCCTCTTGGATTGGCTTATGGCGTACAAGGTGCAGCAAAACTGGGTTCGACAAAAGAACAATTTGTAAAGCATCTACCATCTGCTGAGCTTTATATTCTAAATCAGTTAGGGAGCACGATGCACTCTGCCTCAGCTGAACAGATGGTCATTCAGAATGTACTCTCAAATGGAATAATAGATAATACCAAGCATAATACTTGGCTGAAAAAACTGAATGACGCCGGACTCCCTAAGGGAGACATGGGATATAGCATGCAATGTTTTGCGATATCCAATTCGGACAATAAGGAACATGCTGCTCTGAAGGAGCCATACATTGACATGAACTTTGAGGCAAGGTCTGATTTCATAGGACTATTTGGAGGGATATGGGATTTTAGTGCTGCTATCTCCACAGGGATTCTACTTAGTGATGCCAAAGCCGCCATTCTCAGTATATTACCAGGAAGAACAAAAATACAAGGAAAGGTATACTGTGCACCGGGTGCCACACATAATGATGAGATCACAAAACTTGAAGTGAAGCTTGAAAAAAAGTTATTCTACTTCATCCCCATCAATTACACTATATATAGTTATCAACAAAAGCACCCTAAAAATGTCCCAAGCTATGATTACTACCCCTCCAGCTTCTGGCCTATGGGTGGGATCCGTACTACTGATGAAAATAATAAACTCCCTATTTTTAGAGACTTTAAGTACAAGATCGAATCCACTATGGCTATGCCCTTTATTCCAGAGATAAGTGCTTTAGCCATTACCTCGGCATCTTCTCCTGATAGTTCTGAAAAGCAAAAGGAGGAGTCTTTATTTGGGAAAAACACATACATCTCCTCAGAACCACTCAATCATAATGTGCTCTCAATAGAGGCATTAAATTGGCTGAAAGATCGGGCTTTCTCAGTAGAACCTGAGTCAGTTCAGCAATAAGTCAGATGCAGAGTTGCACCTAATGCTTTTCTCGCCAGGTTGTAAATAAATCTGACAAGATGCTTGATGATCAATAAACCACAATAGGCTGACCTTCAAGATTAAAAAGCACATCAAAGTACTTACCCTTCAGAATACTGACTGCGGAACGCAGTAGATTGATATAAAAAAGGCTCCCTCAGATGTAGATAAGGTACCCCGCAATTCCACTTAAGACAATCAACGCGATGGGATGAATCCACTTCTTCACGACCAATAATAAAGTTACTGCAAATATGGCATAACTGATATAGTCAATGAAGTTCTCTCCATTACAGAGAAGTAATGCCGCCGCTGCGATCAACCCAACAGCTGCAGGTCGTATTCCTGTAAAGATAGCATTGAAGTGTTTATTATTCTTGATCTTAGCAAAAGAGAGCGAGATTAATAGGACTATAACAAAGGATGGTAACATTACTGCCAACGTGGCAATAATACTACCCCATACTGAGCCAGTAACACTATATCCAATATAGGTAGCACTATTAATACCAATTGGCCCTGGAGTCATCTGTGAGACCGCCACAATGTCCGTAAATTCCTGTAGCGAAAGCCACTGATGCTTAGTCACCACCTCCTCCTGAATCAGAGAAAGCATAGCATACCCACCACCAAAACCAACGAGTCCTATCTTAAGATAAACGAATAACAGCTGTACGTACAAACTCATTTCTTATCCCCTCCTTTCATCAAATTCTTTGAGATAAACATCGTGTAGAGCCACCCAAGAAAAGCTGCCACGACAATCATCGTAACAGGGCTAATCCCTAACAACCATACTGATATGGCTACCACAGTAGGTACCCATACCCATTTCCAACCAAGTCTTAGAGTACGCCATACGGAGATACAAGGTGCTGCTA includes the following:
- a CDS encoding chromate transporter, translating into MSLYVQLLFVYLKIGLVGFGGGYAMLSLIQEEVVTKHQWLSLQEFTDIVAVSQMTPGPIGINSATYIGYSVTGSVWGSIIATLAVMLPSFVIVLLISLSFAKIKNNKHFNAIFTGIRPAAVGLIAAAALLLCNGENFIDYISYAIFAVTLLLVVKKWIHPIALIVLSGIAGYLIYI